One Laribacter hongkongensis DSM 14985 DNA window includes the following coding sequences:
- a CDS encoding diguanylate cyclase, producing the protein MLLPFVVLAALTLYWVDLLKSHEELRHNAHAQAGLRAVQVANAMSQQVSTLVQGIDYALLDMGADYSRSGYQTFEESVERFVGSYPRDTILQVSLTDAAGRVIYSSLTERPKAISIADREHFLVHLDQEVSSLYISKPVFGRLSQAWSIQFSRQVRRHGKFAGVLVASVSPSYFSSLFHEVSAGDRDVVFLFNQNLDYLARTRMQDEVMGRQLPESYRWITELTSNRFDSRAGPDGLARVYGIHSVARWPLYVGVGIELQSIMAPVDEAIESSLFGNLLGSLLILLAVGWIYWLLYRQWRQQSLLKAIYDVLPIGILQADENGTVQEGNASAARLLGLPESGLRGTSLKNNPATAQPLVHMQAMPAGKQLPLAEAWSRIAAGDSLHNQEIRLQPRPGQLHYLVVNAVPAPTAEGGSVAALVDVTQRCVAEARLALREQQLDMALRGAELELWDWNLESGNLELLHPRQADPVCLPSWQALIHSDDWARVKLIFDMHLVGHSPMIEVEYRVRDDERWRWVQCRGRVMDRDEQNRPVRALGTHLDVTQRKLSESERRATQRKLEKLTAQLPSVVFQLRRRADGLYAMPYANPALGTLCGVDPLAVRDQADAFFAVIVPADREECLASLEHSSCHLQSWRMEFRIVNPLGEIRWMLGHASPEKDLDGSVLWHGYLNDISERKAHEDDLVKQASTDGLTGLANRRSWLVHANRELTRCRRYPDEADCAVVMLDIDHFKRVNDSHGHAVGDQVLQELARRMQAGLRETDCLGRMGGEEFAILLPQTSQDGACLFAERLCRKIAGVPFATEAGALVVTISLGVSQMQSDDASVDCALARADGALYAAKSGGRNRVEAAVRPVVAGLQPA; encoded by the coding sequence TTGCTTCTGCCTTTCGTGGTTCTGGCAGCGTTGACGCTTTACTGGGTCGATCTGCTCAAAAGCCATGAAGAGCTCCGGCACAATGCACATGCCCAGGCCGGACTGCGTGCAGTCCAGGTGGCCAACGCCATGTCACAGCAGGTCAGTACCCTGGTGCAGGGCATCGACTATGCGCTTCTGGACATGGGGGCAGACTACAGCCGCTCGGGCTACCAGACGTTTGAGGAGTCGGTCGAGCGTTTTGTCGGCAGTTATCCGCGGGACACCATCCTGCAAGTCTCGCTGACCGATGCTGCCGGGCGCGTCATCTACTCCAGCCTGACCGAGCGCCCCAAGGCCATTTCCATTGCCGATCGCGAGCATTTTCTGGTGCACCTCGACCAGGAAGTATCCAGCCTGTACATCAGCAAGCCGGTATTCGGACGCCTGTCCCAGGCCTGGAGCATCCAGTTTTCCCGCCAGGTCCGGCGGCATGGAAAATTTGCCGGTGTTCTGGTGGCATCGGTATCGCCCAGCTACTTTTCTTCGCTGTTCCACGAGGTCTCGGCCGGAGACAGGGACGTTGTATTCCTGTTCAACCAGAACCTGGACTATCTGGCCCGTACACGGATGCAGGACGAAGTCATGGGGCGGCAACTGCCGGAATCCTATCGCTGGATCACCGAGCTGACCTCCAACCGTTTTGACAGCCGGGCCGGTCCCGATGGTCTGGCCCGCGTCTACGGCATTCACTCCGTGGCCCGTTGGCCGCTGTATGTCGGGGTCGGCATCGAACTGCAATCCATCATGGCGCCGGTTGACGAGGCGATTGAAAGCAGCCTGTTCGGCAACCTGCTTGGTTCGTTGCTGATCCTCCTGGCGGTTGGCTGGATTTACTGGCTGCTTTACCGCCAGTGGCGGCAGCAAAGCCTGCTGAAGGCCATTTACGATGTCCTGCCGATCGGCATCCTCCAGGCCGATGAAAACGGTACGGTCCAGGAAGGCAATGCCAGTGCCGCCAGACTGCTGGGGCTGCCGGAAAGCGGACTGCGTGGCACCTCTTTGAAAAACAACCCGGCGACCGCACAGCCGCTGGTCCACATGCAGGCCATGCCCGCAGGCAAACAGTTGCCGCTGGCGGAAGCCTGGTCCCGGATTGCGGCCGGTGACAGCCTGCACAACCAGGAGATCCGGCTGCAACCGCGTCCCGGCCAGTTGCATTATCTGGTGGTCAATGCCGTACCGGCTCCCACGGCAGAAGGTGGTTCTGTTGCTGCACTGGTCGATGTCACGCAGCGCTGCGTAGCCGAGGCCCGGCTGGCCTTGCGTGAACAACAGCTGGACATGGCCCTGCGCGGAGCCGAGCTGGAACTGTGGGACTGGAACCTTGAAAGCGGCAACCTTGAGCTGCTGCATCCCCGCCAGGCCGATCCTGTTTGCCTGCCTTCCTGGCAGGCCCTGATCCACAGTGACGACTGGGCTCGGGTCAAACTGATTTTTGACATGCACCTGGTCGGCCACAGCCCGATGATCGAAGTTGAATACCGGGTGCGGGATGATGAACGCTGGCGCTGGGTACAGTGTCGTGGCCGGGTCATGGACCGGGACGAGCAGAATCGCCCAGTGCGGGCACTGGGAACGCACCTCGACGTAACCCAGCGCAAGCTCAGTGAATCCGAGCGGCGGGCCACGCAGCGCAAGCTGGAAAAACTGACGGCACAACTGCCCAGCGTGGTGTTCCAGCTGCGCCGCCGGGCCGACGGACTGTATGCCATGCCCTATGCCAATCCGGCCCTGGGTACCCTGTGCGGCGTGGACCCTCTGGCGGTCAGGGACCAGGCCGATGCCTTCTTTGCCGTCATCGTGCCGGCTGACCGGGAAGAGTGTCTGGCCTCGCTTGAGCACTCCTCCTGTCATCTGCAAAGCTGGCGCATGGAATTCCGCATCGTCAATCCGCTGGGGGAGATCCGCTGGATGCTGGGACATGCCAGCCCGGAAAAGGATCTGGATGGCAGCGTGCTCTGGCATGGCTACCTGAACGACATCAGCGAGCGCAAGGCACATGAAGATGACCTCGTGAAGCAGGCCAGTACTGACGGGTTGACCGGGCTGGCCAACCGCCGCAGCTGGCTGGTTCATGCCAACCGCGAGCTGACCCGTTGCCGGCGTTATCCTGACGAAGCTGATTGTGCGGTAGTGATGCTGGACATTGATCATTTCAAGCGGGTGAACGATTCGCACGGACATGCTGTCGGCGATCAGGTCCTGCAAGAGCTGGCGCGCCGCATGCAGGCAGGCCTGCGCGAAACCGACTGTCTGGGCCGCATGGGCGGGGAGGAGTTTGCCATCCTGTTGCCGCAAACCAGCCAGGACGGTGCCTGCCTGTTTGCCGAGCGCCTGTGCCGGAAGATTGCCGGCGTGCCCTTTGCGACCGAGGCCGGCGCACTGGTCGTGACCATCAGCCTGGGGGTCAGCCAGATGCAGTCCGACGATGCCAGCGTGGATTGCGCGCTGGCGCGGGCTGACGGAGCGCTGTATGCGGCAAAGTCCGGCGGGCGCAACCGGGTGGAGGCTGCGGTCAGGCCGGTTGTCGCCGGTTTGCAGCCTGCATGA
- the cphA gene encoding cyanophycin synthetase codes for MEVSRVRALRGPNLWSRQTAIQAIVSCLPHEEDIHALPGFETRLRARFPMAGALLPTACGDSRISLAHALESVALHLQIQAGCPVTFSRTVPTLERGVYQIVAQYSEEDVGRLALELAEEIISATLNDTPFDAAAALARLRDLDEDVRLGPSTGSIVDAAVARDVPFRRLTGGSLVQFGWGSKQRRIQAAETDMSSAIAEAIAQDKDLTKELLAAAGVPVPEGRIVSDGDAAWTAAEAIGLPVVIKPRDGNQGKGVAVNLTSRDEVLAAFAVACDICSDVIVERYLPGQDYRVLVVGDKMVAAARREPPLVIGDGVHSIRELVEEVNRDPRRGEGHATSLTKIRFDDIAKATLAAQGLDAGTVPVLGQRVVLRNNANLSTGGSATDVTDDVHPDLAASAVAAAQMVGLDICGVDIVCETVRRSLEDQGGGIVEVNAAPGLRMHLQPSFGKGRDVGAAIIGNMFAGDDNGRIPVVAVSGTNGKTTTVRLSAHLIAQTGKRMGMTVTDGVYVNGRQIDSGDCSGPRSARNVLMHPDVDAAVFETARGGMLREGLGFDRCDVAVVTNVGEGDHLGLNYIYTLDELAVLKSIVVQNVSPSGMAVLNAADPMVARMAASCPGSVTFFAHDGHHPVINAHRAQGRRVIYVEDGQIVCAEGGDVRMTFDLAQVPLTAGGRIAFQIENSMGAVGAAWALGIAQEQIAAGLASFVSDAATAPGRFNLFDYRGATLIADYGHNPDAMQALVQAVETLPGQRRIVVISGAGDRRDEDIRRQTRILGTAFDEVVLYQDACQRGRADGEVVALLREGLEGAPRTRQIDEIQGEFLAIDTALARLTPGDLCLILVDQVEEALAHIQSRCA; via the coding sequence ATGGAAGTCTCCCGCGTTCGTGCATTGCGTGGCCCCAATCTCTGGAGTCGCCAGACCGCCATCCAGGCCATTGTCAGCTGCCTTCCCCATGAAGAAGACATTCATGCCCTGCCCGGTTTCGAAACCCGCCTGCGAGCCCGTTTCCCGATGGCCGGCGCCCTGTTGCCCACCGCCTGTGGCGACAGCCGCATTTCCCTGGCCCATGCCCTCGAAAGCGTCGCCCTGCACCTGCAGATCCAGGCCGGCTGCCCAGTGACATTCAGCCGCACGGTGCCGACGCTTGAGCGCGGGGTGTACCAGATCGTGGCGCAATACAGCGAAGAAGACGTCGGCCGGCTGGCACTGGAACTGGCCGAAGAGATCATCTCCGCCACGCTCAACGACACCCCGTTTGACGCCGCCGCTGCACTGGCACGGCTGCGCGACCTAGATGAAGACGTCCGTCTGGGACCGTCAACCGGATCAATCGTGGATGCCGCCGTTGCGCGTGATGTTCCGTTCCGCCGCCTGACCGGCGGCAGCCTCGTGCAGTTCGGCTGGGGCAGCAAGCAGCGCCGCATCCAGGCGGCAGAAACCGATATGTCCAGCGCCATCGCCGAAGCCATTGCGCAGGACAAGGACCTGACCAAGGAGCTGCTGGCCGCGGCCGGCGTGCCGGTACCGGAAGGCCGCATCGTCTCGGATGGTGACGCGGCCTGGACCGCAGCCGAAGCCATCGGCCTGCCGGTGGTGATCAAGCCGCGCGACGGCAACCAGGGCAAGGGCGTGGCAGTCAACCTGACTTCGCGAGACGAAGTCCTGGCCGCATTTGCGGTCGCCTGCGACATCTGTTCCGACGTCATCGTCGAGCGTTATCTGCCCGGTCAGGATTACCGCGTGCTGGTAGTGGGCGACAAAATGGTCGCTGCCGCCCGGCGCGAACCGCCTCTGGTGATCGGCGACGGCGTGCACTCCATCCGCGAACTGGTCGAAGAAGTCAACCGGGATCCACGCCGCGGCGAAGGGCATGCCACCTCGCTGACCAAGATCCGCTTTGACGACATCGCCAAAGCCACGCTGGCCGCCCAGGGGCTGGATGCCGGCACGGTGCCGGTACTCGGACAGCGGGTCGTGCTGCGCAACAACGCCAACCTCAGCACCGGTGGCTCAGCCACCGACGTTACCGATGACGTCCACCCGGATCTCGCCGCCAGCGCCGTGGCAGCCGCCCAGATGGTCGGACTGGACATCTGCGGCGTCGACATCGTGTGTGAAACCGTGCGCCGGTCACTGGAAGACCAGGGCGGCGGCATCGTGGAAGTCAACGCGGCCCCCGGCCTGCGCATGCACCTGCAACCTTCGTTCGGCAAAGGTCGGGACGTCGGTGCAGCCATCATCGGCAACATGTTTGCCGGCGACGACAATGGCCGCATTCCGGTGGTGGCGGTTTCCGGCACCAACGGCAAGACGACCACGGTGCGCCTGAGCGCCCACCTGATCGCCCAGACCGGCAAGCGCATGGGCATGACCGTAACCGACGGCGTATACGTCAATGGCCGCCAGATCGACAGTGGTGACTGCTCGGGCCCGCGCAGTGCGCGCAATGTGCTGATGCATCCGGATGTCGATGCAGCGGTTTTTGAAACTGCCCGCGGCGGCATGCTGCGCGAAGGGCTGGGATTTGACCGCTGTGATGTGGCTGTCGTCACCAATGTCGGCGAAGGCGACCATCTCGGCCTCAACTACATCTACACCCTTGACGAGCTGGCGGTACTGAAAAGCATCGTGGTGCAGAATGTTTCCCCTTCCGGCATGGCAGTCCTGAACGCTGCCGACCCGATGGTGGCGCGGATGGCTGCCAGCTGCCCGGGCAGCGTGACCTTCTTTGCCCACGACGGCCACCATCCGGTCATCAACGCCCACCGGGCACAAGGCCGGCGCGTGATCTATGTCGAAGACGGGCAGATCGTGTGTGCCGAAGGCGGAGACGTGCGCATGACGTTTGATCTGGCGCAGGTGCCGCTGACGGCCGGCGGCCGGATTGCCTTCCAGATCGAAAACAGCATGGGCGCTGTCGGTGCTGCCTGGGCGCTCGGCATTGCCCAGGAACAGATCGCCGCCGGGCTGGCCTCTTTTGTCAGTGACGCGGCTACCGCACCGGGCCGCTTCAACCTGTTCGATTACCGTGGGGCTACCCTGATTGCCGACTACGGCCACAATCCGGACGCCATGCAGGCACTGGTACAGGCTGTGGAAACCCTGCCCGGTCAGCGCCGCATCGTCGTGATCAGCGGCGCAGGAGACCGGCGTGACGAAGACATCCGGCGTCAGACCCGGATTCTGGGTACGGCATTTGACGAAGTCGTGCTGTACCAGGATGCCTGCCAGCGTGGACGGGCCGATGGTGAAGTGGTGGCCTTGCTGCGCGAGGGTCTGGAAGGCGCTCCGCGCACCCGCCAGATTGATGAAATCCAGGGCGAGTTCCTGGCCATCGACACGGCCCTGGCCCGCCTGACTCCAGGAGACTTGTGCCTGATTCTGGTGGATCAGGTTGAAGAAGCCCTGGCGCATATCCAGTCGCGCTGCGCCTGA
- a CDS encoding cyanophycin synthetase, with protein MKDIKFLRIQSLRGPNMWTYRPVLEAWIDIGDLEDCPSNTIPGFYERLSSWLPTLIEHRCSYEERGGFLRRLKEGTWPGHILEHVTLELQNLAGMPGGFGKARELSKRGQYKVIVRAWHEDVTREALFAARELVLAAMEDRPFDVAATVQRLRDMVDDHCLGPSTASIVDAADDRDIPYIRLNSGNLVQFGYGRALRRIWTAETDQTSAIAEGISRDKDLTKQLLSACGVPVPEGRYVKNAEEAWEAAEDIGLPVVVKPYDGNHGRGVFTNLHTRDEVMQAYGVAIEEGSGVIVERFVTGIEHRLLVVGGKLVAAARGEEAWVTGDGKSTIYELIASQINTDPRRGSTEDHPLNFARLDTAARLELARKGYTGDSVPPAGEPVLIQRNGNVAFDCTDEVHPDVAAAVSLAARVVGLDIAGIDLVCEDISRPLEEQRGAIVEVNAGPGLLMHLRPASGKPRAVGRAIVEHLFPHDADGRIPLIGITGTRNTTPVARMLAQLVQFSGRHVGLACADGLYYNGRRFQSRDATDFASGHKILLNRQVEAGVFETPPRTLAAEGLPYDRCQIGVVTSLEPDYTLEDLEVLNSDQLYRVMRTQVDVVLKRGVAVLNADDPLVADMASLADGEVMFYSLGEPEVLTAHLARNGRAVIVRAGLIELATGTQREVLMAVDRLSPLAEPLESVLATVAGAWALGLAPELIRAGLEAYGQH; from the coding sequence ATGAAAGACATCAAATTTCTTCGCATCCAGTCGCTGCGTGGTCCGAACATGTGGACCTATCGCCCGGTTCTTGAAGCATGGATCGATATCGGCGATCTGGAAGACTGTCCGTCCAACACCATCCCGGGTTTCTACGAAAGGCTGTCGTCATGGCTGCCGACCCTCATCGAACACCGTTGCAGCTATGAAGAGCGCGGCGGATTCCTGCGCCGCCTGAAAGAAGGCACCTGGCCCGGGCACATCCTCGAACACGTCACCCTCGAGCTGCAAAACCTCGCTGGCATGCCGGGTGGATTCGGCAAGGCCCGTGAACTCTCCAAACGAGGCCAGTACAAGGTCATCGTGCGGGCCTGGCATGAAGACGTCACCCGCGAAGCCCTGTTTGCCGCCCGGGAGCTGGTGCTCGCCGCCATGGAAGACCGCCCGTTTGACGTGGCTGCCACGGTCCAGCGCCTGCGCGACATGGTGGACGACCACTGCCTCGGCCCTTCGACCGCCAGCATCGTCGATGCGGCAGACGACCGCGACATCCCCTATATCCGCCTGAACTCCGGCAACCTGGTGCAGTTCGGTTACGGGCGCGCACTGCGCCGCATCTGGACAGCGGAAACCGACCAGACCAGCGCCATTGCCGAAGGCATTTCGCGTGACAAGGACCTGACCAAACAGCTGCTGTCTGCCTGCGGCGTTCCGGTACCGGAAGGCCGCTACGTCAAGAACGCCGAAGAAGCCTGGGAAGCCGCTGAAGACATCGGCCTGCCGGTTGTCGTCAAACCCTACGACGGCAACCACGGCCGCGGCGTGTTCACCAACCTGCATACCCGCGACGAAGTCATGCAGGCCTACGGCGTAGCCATCGAAGAAGGCAGCGGCGTCATCGTCGAACGCTTCGTCACCGGCATCGAACACCGCCTGCTGGTGGTCGGTGGCAAGCTGGTGGCAGCAGCCCGCGGCGAAGAAGCCTGGGTGACCGGCGACGGCAAGTCGACGATCTACGAACTGATCGCCAGCCAGATCAACACCGACCCGCGCCGCGGCAGCACCGAAGACCACCCGCTCAACTTCGCCCGCCTCGATACCGCAGCCCGCCTTGAACTGGCCCGCAAGGGTTATACCGGCGACTCCGTGCCACCGGCCGGCGAACCGGTCCTGATCCAGCGCAACGGCAACGTGGCCTTTGACTGCACTGACGAAGTCCACCCGGATGTTGCCGCCGCCGTGTCGCTCGCCGCCCGCGTGGTCGGCCTCGACATCGCCGGCATCGACCTCGTATGCGAAGACATCTCCCGTCCGCTGGAAGAACAGCGTGGCGCCATCGTCGAAGTCAACGCCGGCCCAGGCCTGCTCATGCACCTGCGCCCGGCCTCGGGCAAGCCGCGAGCCGTCGGCCGGGCCATCGTCGAACACCTGTTCCCGCACGATGCTGACGGCCGCATCCCCCTGATCGGCATTACCGGCACCCGCAACACCACGCCGGTGGCCCGCATGCTGGCCCAGCTGGTGCAGTTCTCCGGCCGCCATGTCGGCCTCGCCTGCGCCGATGGCCTGTATTACAACGGTCGCCGTTTCCAGTCGCGCGATGCCACCGACTTTGCCTCGGGCCACAAGATCCTGCTCAACCGCCAGGTAGAAGCCGGCGTGTTCGAAACGCCTCCGCGCACCCTGGCGGCCGAAGGCCTTCCGTACGACCGCTGCCAGATCGGCGTGGTGACCTCCCTTGAGCCTGACTACACGCTCGAAGACCTGGAGGTCCTGAACAGTGACCAGCTCTACCGCGTGATGCGCACCCAGGTCGATGTCGTCCTCAAGCGCGGTGTCGCCGTACTCAATGCCGACGATCCGCTGGTAGCCGACATGGCATCGCTCGCTGACGGTGAGGTCATGTTCTACAGCCTTGGCGAACCGGAAGTCCTGACCGCCCATCTGGCCCGCAACGGCCGGGCCGTCATCGTACGTGCCGGGCTGATCGAACTGGCAACCGGCACGCAGCGTGAAGTGCTGATGGCAGTGGACCGGCTGTCACCGCTGGCCGAACCGCTGGAGAGCGTACTGGCCACCGTGGCCGGCGCCTGGGCACTGGGGCTGGCACCGGAGCTGATCCGCGCCGGGCTGGAAGCCTACGGCCAGCACTGA
- a CDS encoding cyanophycin metabolism-associated ABC transporter, producing MADLKVDPSDNGLTQLPPEWRDQVQALLAAGEQVISWLPVDLDERLRFAQSLVFLSNQRLVAFAGTEGWQSWPFRSGLVLQLSDHAGAGMLELVDDRHRLGVWRFTLGHNPVAQRLIDTFVRQQDRVLLGVEPEADEHEAVCPSCHLPLPEGEDECPVCTHIEGKPPSTWTLFRLWRFARPYYPQLLLGFILTLASTAATLVPPYLTMPLMDKVLIPYQNGVPIDTHLVSLYLGGLLASAVLAWILGWGRTYILALVSERIGADLRTTTYEHLLKLSLQYFGGKRTGDLMARIGSETDRINVFLSLHLLDFATDILMIGMTSLILFSINPWLALVTLLPLPFIGWMIHAVRDHLRHGFEKVDRIWSEVTNVLADTIPGIRVVKAFAQEKREAQRFREANRHNLMVNDRVNRVWSLFSPTVTLLTEVGILVVWAFGIWQISQNQITVGVLTAFLAYIGRFYTRLDSMSRIVSVTQKAAAGAKRIFDILDHVSNVPEPAKPVAIRTVKGAIELRQVGFRYGSRQVSRGIDLTIRPGEMIGLVGHSGSGKSTLVNLICRFYDVSEGAILLDGVDIRSLAIADYRQHIGLVLQEPFLFFGTIADNIAYGKPGATRAEIIAAARAAHAHEFILRLPHGYDSLVGERGQALSGGERQRISIARALLIDPKILILDEATASVDTETEKEIQKALDNLVKGRTTIAIAHRLSTLQKADRLVVLDRGRVVEVGSHDELMEEEGAYYRLYQAQQRLSDHELPSPTNHAVAAA from the coding sequence ATGGCCGATTTAAAAGTGGATCCGAGCGATAACGGTCTGACGCAATTGCCGCCGGAATGGCGCGACCAGGTGCAGGCCCTGCTGGCGGCTGGTGAACAGGTCATCAGCTGGCTGCCGGTCGATCTGGACGAACGCCTGCGTTTTGCCCAAAGCCTGGTTTTTTTGAGCAATCAACGCCTTGTGGCTTTTGCCGGCACGGAAGGCTGGCAGTCATGGCCATTCCGGAGCGGGCTGGTCTTGCAGCTTTCCGATCATGCAGGTGCCGGCATGCTGGAACTGGTGGATGACCGGCACCGGCTGGGCGTCTGGCGTTTCACCCTCGGCCACAATCCCGTAGCCCAGCGCCTGATCGACACCTTCGTCCGGCAGCAAGACCGCGTGCTGCTGGGGGTCGAGCCCGAGGCTGACGAGCACGAGGCCGTTTGTCCCAGCTGCCACCTGCCATTGCCGGAAGGCGAAGACGAATGCCCGGTCTGCACGCACATCGAGGGCAAGCCGCCCTCCACCTGGACGCTGTTCCGGCTGTGGCGATTTGCCAGACCCTACTATCCGCAGCTGCTGCTGGGATTCATCCTGACCCTGGCCAGCACGGCTGCCACGCTGGTGCCGCCTTACCTCACCATGCCGCTGATGGACAAGGTGCTGATCCCTTACCAGAACGGCGTACCGATCGATACGCATCTGGTTTCCCTCTATCTGGGCGGGCTGCTGGCCTCTGCGGTCCTCGCCTGGATACTGGGCTGGGGACGTACCTATATCCTCGCACTGGTTTCCGAACGCATCGGTGCTGACCTGCGTACCACCACGTACGAGCACCTGCTCAAGCTGTCGCTGCAATACTTCGGCGGCAAGCGCACTGGTGACCTGATGGCGCGGATCGGCTCGGAAACCGACCGCATCAACGTGTTCCTCTCGCTGCACCTGCTGGATTTTGCCACCGACATCCTGATGATCGGCATGACGTCGCTGATCCTGTTCTCGATCAATCCGTGGCTGGCACTGGTGACCCTGCTGCCCTTGCCGTTCATCGGCTGGATGATCCATGCCGTACGTGACCACCTGCGCCACGGCTTTGAAAAAGTGGACCGCATCTGGTCCGAGGTCACCAACGTGCTGGCCGATACCATTCCCGGCATCCGGGTGGTCAAGGCCTTTGCGCAGGAAAAGCGCGAAGCCCAGCGTTTCCGCGAAGCCAACCGGCACAACCTCATGGTCAATGACCGGGTCAACCGGGTCTGGTCGCTGTTTTCACCCACGGTCACCCTGTTGACCGAGGTCGGCATTCTGGTGGTATGGGCCTTCGGCATCTGGCAGATTTCGCAAAACCAGATCACTGTCGGTGTGCTGACTGCTTTCCTGGCTTACATCGGCCGTTTTTATACGCGTCTGGATTCGATGAGCCGCATCGTATCGGTCACGCAAAAGGCTGCGGCGGGTGCCAAACGGATTTTCGACATCCTTGACCATGTGTCCAATGTACCGGAGCCGGCAAAGCCGGTAGCCATCCGCACGGTCAAGGGCGCCATCGAGCTGCGCCAGGTCGGCTTTCGCTACGGCAGCCGCCAGGTCAGCCGCGGCATTGACCTGACCATCCGGCCAGGCGAGATGATCGGCCTTGTCGGCCACAGCGGTTCGGGCAAGAGCACGCTGGTCAACCTGATCTGCCGTTTTTACGATGTGAGCGAGGGTGCCATCCTGCTCGACGGGGTGGACATCCGCTCGCTGGCCATCGCCGATTACCGCCAGCATATCGGACTGGTATTGCAGGAGCCGTTCCTGTTCTTTGGCACCATTGCCGACAACATTGCCTATGGCAAGCCCGGCGCCACCCGTGCCGAAATCATCGCGGCCGCCCGTGCCGCGCACGCGCACGAATTCATCCTGCGCCTGCCGCACGGTTACGACTCGCTGGTGGGAGAGCGCGGTCAGGCCCTGTCCGGTGGTGAACGCCAGCGCATCTCGATTGCGCGTGCACTTTTGATTGATCCGAAAATCCTGATTCTGGACGAAGCCACGGCATCGGTGGATACCGAGACGGAAAAGGAAATCCAGAAGGCACTCGACAACCTGGTCAAGGGCCGTACCACGATTGCCATTGCCCACCGGCTGTCGACCTTGCAAAAGGCCGACCGTCTGGTGGTGCTGGACCGTGGCCGTGTTGTCGAGGTGGGCAGTCATGACGAGCTGATGGAAGAAGAGGGCGCCTATTACCGGCTTTACCAGGCCCAGCAGCGTCTGAGTGACCACGAGTTGCCCAGCCCGACCAACCACGCCGTTGCCGCAGCCTGA
- a CDS encoding cyanophycin metabolism-associated DUF1854 family protein — MMNPDLSLNPFGRLVLVTPDGTSHEGVTPVRAFPVAAPEEGIALVSPDGRELAWIDRLADLPAATRLLVENALAGREFMPEIRRIEAVSGYVCPCQWEVETDRGMTRLTLKGEEDIRRLAPPTLLITDSHGIHFLIRDPEALDRISRKILDRFL, encoded by the coding sequence ATGATGAATCCCGATCTGTCCCTGAATCCGTTTGGCCGGCTGGTGCTGGTGACGCCTGATGGTACCAGCCATGAGGGCGTGACGCCGGTCCGGGCTTTTCCCGTTGCCGCGCCGGAAGAAGGCATTGCCCTGGTGTCGCCCGACGGGCGCGAACTGGCCTGGATCGACAGGCTGGCCGACCTGCCGGCCGCCACGCGGCTACTGGTGGAGAACGCCCTAGCAGGCCGCGAGTTCATGCCTGAAATCCGGCGTATCGAAGCGGTCTCCGGTTACGTCTGTCCCTGCCAGTGGGAGGTGGAAACCGACCGCGGCATGACGCGCCTGACCCTCAAGGGCGAAGAAGACATCCGCCGGCTGGCTCCGCCGACGCTGCTGATTACCGACAGTCACGGTATCCATTTCCTGATCCGTGATCCGGAGGCGCTGGACCGCATCAGCCGCAAGATTCTCGACCGTTTCCTGTAA
- a CDS encoding metallophosphoesterase family protein, whose amino-acid sequence MKIAAISDIHGNLAALDAVLADIRQRGADLIVNLGDILSGPLQPRETASRLMALDLPTIRGNHERQILEADRSSMGASDAFADANITAEQRHWIASLPEQLWLSDEVLLVHGTPGSDLEYFLEVITASGSRPARQDEAARLAGNTPASLILCGHTHCPRVMQLDDGRLIVNPGSTGLQAYEDSHPFLHRMETGSPHARYAMLERTARGWSARLLAVAYDWHAAAAMARQNGREDWGSALETGFVSHRRAT is encoded by the coding sequence ATGAAAATTGCAGCCATCTCCGATATCCACGGCAACCTTGCTGCACTGGATGCCGTGCTTGCCGACATCCGCCAGCGCGGAGCGGACCTCATCGTCAATCTGGGTGACATCCTGTCCGGCCCGCTGCAACCGCGCGAGACTGCCAGCCGCCTGATGGCACTGGATCTGCCGACCATCAGGGGCAATCACGAAAGACAGATCCTCGAGGCTGATCGCAGCAGCATGGGAGCCTCCGATGCATTTGCCGACGCAAACATCACGGCAGAACAGCGCCACTGGATCGCCAGCCTGCCTGAACAGCTATGGCTGTCTGACGAGGTGCTTCTGGTACACGGCACTCCCGGCAGCGACCTGGAATACTTCCTCGAAGTCATCACCGCCTCGGGAAGCCGGCCGGCCCGGCAAGACGAAGCTGCACGGCTGGCTGGCAACACACCGGCATCGCTGATCCTGTGTGGCCACACGCATTGTCCACGGGTCATGCAGCTGGATGACGGACGCCTGATCGTCAACCCCGGCAGTACGGGATTGCAGGCATACGAAGACAGCCACCCTTTTCTCCACCGCATGGAAACCGGCTCGCCGCATGCACGCTACGCCATGCTGGAACGCACGGCACGGGGATGGTCAGCCAGACTGCTGGCGGTTGCCTATGACTGGCATGCCGCTGCGGCAATGGCCCGGCAAAATGGCCGGGAGGACTGGGGCAGTGCACTTGAAACCGGATTCGTCAGTCATCGCCGCGCCACATGA